In the genome of Desulfovibrio sp. JC010, one region contains:
- the rsmD gene encoding 16S rRNA (guanine(966)-N(2))-methyltransferase RsmD — protein MRLISGKYGGRVIKTASGPGYRPATSKVRQAIFSMLESRGVDWEGLRVADMFAGSGSLAIEALSRGAEFALFVEKNGRAANLINTNLKDLGASPKEYKVFKTDLFKVLGKSPDKPYDLIFIDPPYGYDLLPGALDAALENGWLSEDGFVLAEVEDKVEPPQSEHVDRLDLLVNKLYGQTRILLWQK, from the coding sequence ATGAGACTTATCAGCGGTAAATACGGCGGGCGGGTGATCAAGACCGCCAGCGGTCCCGGCTACCGTCCGGCAACTTCCAAGGTCCGGCAGGCTATTTTTTCCATGCTCGAATCAAGGGGCGTGGACTGGGAGGGCTTACGCGTGGCGGATATGTTCGCCGGGTCCGGCAGCCTTGCCATCGAAGCACTCAGCCGGGGGGCGGAGTTCGCCCTGTTTGTGGAAAAGAACGGGCGCGCCGCGAATCTGATCAATACCAATCTCAAGGATCTGGGCGCATCCCCCAAAGAGTACAAGGTTTTTAAAACCGACCTTTTCAAGGTGCTTGGTAAGTCTCCGGATAAACCGTACGACCTTATTTTTATCGATCCGCCATATGGATACGACCTGCTGCCGGGGGCCCTTGATGCGGCCCTTGAAAACGGCTGGCTTTCCGAAGACGGATTTGTGCTGGCGGAAGTGGAGGATAAGGTTGAGCCTCCCCAGTCGGAACATGTGGATCGCCTCGACCTGCTGGTCAACAAACTCTACGGTCAAACAAGGATTTTATTATGGCAGAAGTAA
- the coaD gene encoding pantetheine-phosphate adenylyltransferase, which produces MAEVKPVTAVFPGTFDPFTRGHFSLVMRGIKTFHKVIVAVAGSTSKNTKFSLEERVDMAKRIFEHHPQVEVDSFDGLLVHYVEQSPANVIMRGLRAVSDFEYEFQMALMNRRLDNDIQTVFLMTDYKWMYLSSTIIKDVAVNGGDIKGLVPRQIYDEVIERLVPGK; this is translated from the coding sequence ATGGCAGAAGTAAAACCGGTAACTGCAGTATTCCCCGGAACCTTTGATCCTTTCACCCGTGGTCATTTCTCATTGGTCATGCGCGGGATCAAGACTTTTCATAAAGTAATCGTCGCCGTGGCCGGCAGCACCTCCAAGAATACTAAATTCTCTCTTGAGGAGCGGGTGGACATGGCAAAACGCATTTTTGAGCACCATCCGCAGGTGGAGGTTGATTCTTTTGACGGACTGCTGGTCCATTATGTGGAGCAGAGTCCGGCCAATGTGATCATGCGCGGTTTGCGCGCGGTTTCCGATTTTGAGTACGAGTTCCAGATGGCCCTTATGAACCGCCGTCTTGATAACGACATCCAGACCGTCTTCCTTATGACCGATTACAAATGGATGTATCTCAGCTCAACCATCATCAAGGATGTGGCCGTAAACGGCGGAGACATCAAAGGTCTGGTTCCGCGTCAGATCTACGATGAAGTAATCGAAAGGCTTGTTCCCGGAAAATAA
- the miaA gene encoding tRNA (adenosine(37)-N6)-dimethylallyltransferase MiaA, protein MEERRPVVCILGPTGAGKTATSLGMARKFPVRVINFDSRQVYTDFPVITAQPSPEERAVCPHELYGFLSTTETINASGFVDLAKERIDASVADELPVLVGGTGMYLQSLISGLAPIPDIPDEIRERIRKRAEEEGGPALYAELEKVDPEYCTRTHPNNRQRNARALEVYEATGKPFTWWHNREVPPSPYKFLKIGIKVDLDELTPLLKLRIEKMLEAGAVEEARRAWEKCPDENAPGWTGIGCIELMRFIKGEIDMDETVRLWAKNTRAYAKRQLTWFKREQDIHWFAPEEHDKAVNFVEQWLAD, encoded by the coding sequence ATGGAAGAGCGCAGACCTGTTGTATGCATCCTCGGTCCCACCGGGGCCGGGAAGACTGCCACTTCACTGGGCATGGCCCGTAAATTTCCGGTGCGGGTGATCAATTTTGATTCCCGGCAGGTTTATACGGATTTCCCGGTGATCACTGCCCAGCCCAGCCCGGAAGAACGGGCAGTCTGTCCTCACGAGCTGTACGGTTTTCTGTCCACCACCGAGACCATCAATGCTTCCGGTTTTGTCGATCTTGCCAAGGAGCGCATCGATGCTTCCGTAGCGGACGAACTCCCGGTACTGGTGGGCGGTACGGGCATGTATCTGCAAAGCCTTATTTCCGGTCTTGCGCCCATTCCCGACATCCCGGACGAAATCCGCGAGCGCATCCGCAAGCGCGCGGAAGAAGAGGGCGGTCCGGCCCTTTATGCCGAGCTGGAAAAGGTGGACCCGGAATACTGCACCCGTACCCATCCTAACAATCGCCAGCGCAACGCCCGCGCTCTTGAAGTATACGAAGCCACGGGCAAACCTTTTACATGGTGGCATAACCGTGAGGTTCCGCCGTCCCCGTACAAATTTCTGAAGATCGGCATCAAGGTCGATCTTGATGAACTGACTCCGTTGCTCAAGCTGCGTATCGAAAAGATGCTCGAAGCCGGGGCAGTGGAAGAAGCGCGCAGGGCTTGGGAAAAATGCCCGGATGAAAACGCGCCCGGCTGGACCGGAATCGGTTGTATTGAGCTTATGCGTTTCATCAAAGGCGAAATCGACATGGATGAGACCGTTCGGCTCTGGGCCAAGAATACCCGTGCCTATGCCAAGCGGCAGCTGACATGGTTCAAGCGGGAGCAGGATATCCACTGGTTCGCGCCTGAGGAACATGACAAGGCTGTTAATTTTGTAGAGCAGTGGCTTGCGGATTAA